A part of Candidatus Melainabacteria bacterium genomic DNA contains:
- a CDS encoding S-adenosylmethionine decarboxylase, with protein MNEQNKNIKSLRSYRTIRSIQSLKLKKDTKINRVHVLLDLYQCDDKALAKASLLEQKVKKILEEFKLEPKIQTFYQFQPFGVTAIVCADGIQFTVHTWPEYRSAAIDLYSFELRRTATQICNELKSMFKSGEYEMKVRRR; from the coding sequence ATGAACGAGCAAAATAAAAACATAAAGTCATTAAGGTCTTATCGTACAATAAGATCAATTCAAAGTTTAAAGTTAAAAAAAGACACAAAGATAAATCGTGTTCATGTGCTTTTAGATCTTTATCAGTGTGATGATAAAGCACTTGCAAAAGCAAGTTTATTAGAGCAAAAAGTAAAAAAAATTCTTGAAGAATTTAAATTAGAACCTAAAATCCAAACCTTTTATCAATTTCAACCGTTTGGTGTTACTGCTATTGTTTGTGCTGATGGTATACAATTTACAGTTCATACATGGCCTGAATACAGATCTGCTGCTATTGATTTGTATTCTTTTGAACTAAGAAGAACTGCTACTCAAATTTGCAATGAACTAAAGTCTATGTTTAAATCTGGTGAATATGAGATGAAGGTAAGAAGAAGGTAA